The stretch of DNA CCTTGGAATGAACGGCAACGGACAGCCATGGAAATTCAACCTTTAGTGCAGGCTGAAGTGGATAAAATACCCGGCATAGATGTATTTATTTTCTCCCGAGAATCCTTACCTGGCGCGGGTGGCGGCGCACCAATCCAATTTGTGATTAATACCACCAGCGATTATCCTTCGCTAGCACAATTGGCGGATCAGATGGCGTTAGAAGCGCGGAAAAGCGGTCTTTTCATGTTTATTGATAGCGATCTGAAATTTTCCAAGCCGGAAGTCCGTATTTCCATTGACCGGGATAAAGCCGCTCAGATGGGGATCAGTATGGAGGCCATTGGCTCAGCGTTGTCAACCCTGCTTGGTGAGGGTTGGCTTAACCGTTTTTCGGTGGAGGGTCGAAGTTATAAAGTCATCCCACAGGCGGTTGCGGGTGCGAGGACAGATCCGTCCTGGCTGAATCATTATTATGTCAGAACGGTGAGTGGCGAACAGGTTACCCTAGGCACTGTAATCAGTATGCAAACAATCGCACAGCCAGTAAGCCTGAATCAGTTTCAACAGCTTAACTCCGTCAAACTAGAGGGCATGATGACACCGGGAGTGAGCATGGGTGATGCGTTGCAATTCCTCGAACGTAAATCACGGGAAATACTTCCGGAAGGGTTTTCAGTGGATTACGATGGTCAGTCTAGACAATTTATTACTGAAGGTAGCAAGCTTTATGTGACCTTTGCCCTGTCCCTGATCGCTATTTTTTTAGTGTTAGCGGCTCAGTTTGAGAGCTTTCGTGATCCACTGGTTATTCTCATCAGTGTGCCGTTGTCAATTTGTGGTGCGTTGATCCCCATTACGCTGGGTTTTGTGACGCTGAATATCTATAGTCAGATAGGCCTGATTACACTGATCGGGCTGATCAGCAAACACGGAATACTGATTGTTGAGTTTGCTAATCAATTACAGCGAGAAGGGATGTCACGCATCGATGCTATTAGTGAGTCGGCGGCAGTACGATTACGACCGGTACTAATGACCACCGCTGCGATGGTGTTAGGCGTGGTACCCTTGATTTTCGCCACAGGTGCGGGTGCTGTGAGCCGCCATAATATTGGTTTGGTCATTGCTACCGGTATGACTGTAGGCACCCTGTTTACCTTGTTTGTAGTGCCCGTCGTCTACAGTTATGTCGCCAAGGATCATCAAAACTCAGTTGCGATTCCAGCGGTTTCTCAATAGTGCTGTGTACCTTGAGTGCGCGCAGCACTTATGGGCAGCAATCTTTCAAGATTTGATGGCGCGATAGATAACGAGTAATAAAATTGCCCCTAAAACGGCTGTGGCAAAGCTGGCAAGATTAAAGCCGTCGACACCGCCGAAGCCGAAAAAGGAACCAATAAATCCACCGGTAAAAGCGCCCGCCACACCGATGATACTAGTGACGATAAAGCCACCGGCATCTTTGCCTGGCATAATCCACTTCGCTAGAATACCGGCGATTAAACCAAAAATAATCCAACTGAACAGTCCCATAATAAATCTCCTCTCAGGCTAAAAGACATTTGTTTGATGAGCGAAACCAGCCTAAAACAAATGGTGGCAGTTTGCCAGTTCTAAGATGGCACCTTGCTCTGAGGTTGATGATGGAAGAATGGATATCTAGCGGCTAAGGTCTTTAAAACCGGGTATGTAACCCACACTCGCGTGTTTCTTGCGCTTTGGTCGGGTCAAAATAGTCGGGTTCGTTGGGCAAGTCGTGCTTCGTCAAATACTCATTCATTTCCGCTTCCGACCAGTTTAATAAAGGCGCTACCTTGATAAAGCCCTCTTTGCTGCGAGTGACGATGTTTAGCGATTGGCGAAACTCCGTTTGATCCTTGCGAATACCGGTGATCCAAACTTCTGGTTTAAGCGTGTCCGTAGCACGTTTAAAGGGTTCCAGCTTTACCTGTTCGGTGAATTCTTCGTGTAGTGGGTCACCAACGTCGGGGATACCGCCCATCATGACATTAAGCCGTGCGGTAGTAATAAGCGGAGTGAAGACATCAATGTTAAGGTCTAACTCATTGATCATTTTGTTGGCGAAGCGATAGGTGGCAGAACTGTTGTAGCCAGTATCTATCCAGAGCACCTTCATGTTGTACTGAATGCGCGAAACCATGTGTAGCAGCACGGCCGAGTGGTCGCCAAAGGTGGTGGTGGTAATGGTGCGTCTGTTTAAATCAATCGCCCAGCGAATAATTTCCTGCGCAGATTTACCCGCAAGTTCGGTATTGATTTTGTCTAGGTCCAGGTCTGCTAACGTATTGTCCAAAGTGGTGGTTTGTTCTTGCACGCAATTATCCGTCGTCGATACAGGTGGTTTATCAAAGTGGCCTGCAAGTATAAGGGAAATCTTAATATTACGGCATCCCAGCTTAGGAATATTATGCTATTAGGATATTACGGCTTGGCTGCGCTATTGAGTTTGCACTATCTAATTCATCAGCAGTGATTCATCCGCCAGCACTTTAACCAAGCCATTAGCCAGCAACGTCAAATCGGCATCTTCAATAACAAATGGCGGCATCAGATAGACCAGTTTGCCGAATGGTCGAACCCAAATCCCTGCATTAACAAAGGCAGCAGTAATTTCCTGCATTTTAACTGGGCGCTGGGTTTCGATTACGCCAATACCGCCGAGCACACGCACATCTGCGACATGATCGTAAGCTAGCGTGGGTGCCAACAACTGTTTGAGTTGGTCTTCAATATGTTGCACCTGCTCCTGCCAAGGGCTGGCAAGCAACAAATTGATACTGGCGAGGGCGGCGCTACAGGCGAGGGGATTAGCCATAAAAGTTGGGCCATGCATAAAAACGCCGGGTTTTGCGTTACAGATGCCCTGGCTCACGCGGTCGGTGGTCAGGGTGGCGGCTAAGGTCATATAGCCACCCGTGAGCGCCTTGCCCAGACACATAATATCGGGTGTCACTGCGGCATGTTCGCAGGCAAATAGCTTGCCGGTACGACCAAAGTTAGTGGCAATTTCATCCAGAATTAAAAGCACATCATATTCGTCGCAGAGTTCGCGCGTACGTCTTAAGTAATGCGGTGAATAAAACCGCATTCCGCCAGCACCCTGTACGATGGGTTCCATAATAACGGCGGCAATTTCGCCATGATGTGATTGTAATAATTGTTGCATAGACTGAATATCGCCCTCATTCCAAGTTTCATCGAAGCGACATTGGGGCGCGTCAGCAAAAAATTGTGGTGTGAGAACATCCGTAAATAATTCGTGCATGCCGGTGACTGGATCACAGACGGACATGGCGGCGAATGTATCACCATGATAACCGGAGCGAATAGTTAACATTTTGTTTTTCTGAGGTTGCCCCTGAGCATGCCAATATTGAATTGCCATTTTCAGTGCTACCTCGACGGCGACCGAACCCGAATCGCTGAAAAATACTTGCTGTAGTACTGCAGGGGTTAATTCGACGAGCTTTTCCGCCAAGCGTATGGCCGGTTCGTGGCTGAGACCGCCGAACATGACATGAGCTGTCTTATCCAGTTGCTCACGAATTGCTTGGTTAAGTTGTGGGTGATTGTAGCCGTGAATCACCGACCACCAGGAAGACATGCCGTCAATGAGTTCTCGGCCATCTGCTAGCTTCAGCCTTACCCCCTGCGCCGACTCCACCAGATAAATCGGCGGCGACTGCATCATTGACGCATAGGGATGCCAAGTATGTTTCTGGTCGAGCTGAAGTAAATGATTGATGGTAACGTTATCCATAGAACACAGCTTATAGATTCGGAAAAATCGCATTCTATCCTGCCAACCAACGAAATAATACTCAGCGATTGTTTAGCCGGATGTGTTGTTGTCGGTTATTGGGTTAGAATGTGCCGTTGTCTCTTTTCTAAACGGGAGCACAAAAATGGGCTATAAAAAGGAGTCCGTATGAAACAGCTGTTTGGTTGGGGTAGTCATGTCGCCGCGCTGTTAGGTTTTTTGGTTTGTCTGGCCGCTGGAATATTGGGTTTGACGAACTGGGGTAGTGTTTTTGGTTACGATATAGATACCGTTTTTCTAGTGGGAGTCGCGGGGATGGTATTCGCCTGTTTGCTGCGGCTATACCATATGAACTGGCCCATGAGTCATAGCGGATAACTATTTTATTCGATGCGTTTTTCAAAACAACTACCACTCTCCGCCGCCAAGGAAAATTTACGTCGTCTGATAGCCATTCGAGCACTTGCGTTGCTGGTTTTGATGGCTGGGGTTTACTACGCTCATAGTTATCTGGGTGCGTCGTTACACTATCACCTGCTTGTGCTGATCATCAGTCTTATGCTGTTGGTGGCAGTGGTTAGCGTATTTCGACTCCGGTTACCCTGGCCGGTTACTGATGTAGAGTATTTTATTCAGCTAGCACTGGATGTGTTTGCCTTAACTTTATTGCTTTATTTCGCTGGGGGGTCGACGAACCCTTTTATTTCCTATTATCTGGTCTTGCTTACCATTTCTGCGGCGACATTACCTTGGCTTTATACTTGGTTGATCGCCGCCTCAACCATCGCTGCTTATAGCTTTCTGGTATTTTTTTATCAACCACTTACCGCTGCCACAAATGCGATGGTGATGGACCATACCCTGCAACGAGAAAGTTTTTTTAGTCTGCATATCTTAGGCATGTGGATTACTTTTGTCGCCAGCGCGCTCTTAATCACTTATTTTGTAGTGAAAATGGCACAGGCCATCCGCGAGCAGGATGATGTGCTGGTACGAAGCCGGGAATCAGCCTTACATGATGAACAGTTGCTGGCAGTGGCGACCCTGGCGGCAGGTGCGGCGCATGAGTTGAATACGCCACTGTCCACGATGGCGGTCGTTATCGACGACCTGCTACACGAGCAGGCAAATAATGCGGAGTTGCTGGAGGATTTGAAGATATTGGAGAGTCAGGTACAAGCCTGTACGCGGTCGTTGCAAAATATGCTGGAAAAATCCGCCGCCAGCACAAGCGAAACCGGTGAAAAGGTTGTGCTGGTGGACTATATCCAATCCATATTGGAGCGCTGGCAGTTGATGCGTCCGGATGTTTGCAGTCAGTTCCGTCTGGAGTCAAGCGGAGCCAGTCCTCATCTGCGTGTCGATGAGACAATGAATCAAGCCATTATCAACCTGCTCAACAACGCCGGTGACGCCAGCCCTGAGCATGTGGATATCGAGCTGTCCTGGGATGAGCAGAACATGCTCTTAACCATTCGCGATTACGGTGCCGGTATCCCTTTAGCGTTAGCAGATAAAATGGGTAAGCCTTTCGTGACTACCAAGCGCAAGGGCCTAGGTTTGGGGCTATTTTTATCCCATGCAACGGTAGCACGCTTTAATGGCCAGGTTGCGCTTTATAATCACGAGGAAGGTGGTACCTTGGCCGAACTCAGTATGCCGCTGGAACTTTGGAGTAAGTTTGAATAACCGAGTATTAGTGATTGATGATGACCCAGTGTTTACCCAGGTGCTTGCGCGTTCGTTGCGCAAGCGCGGCCTGGAAGTCGAGCAGTCGCATAACTCGCGGCAGGCTTTGCAGTTGGTCAGAGATTTTCAACCTGATCGAGTCACGCTGGACTTAAAGATGATCAATGAGTCGGGCTTACAGCTATTGCCGGAGCTGTTGAAACTCAATCCAGCGCTTAATATTGTCGTGCTGACTGGCTATTCCAGCATTGCCACCGCTGTACAGGCAATGAAGTTAGGCGCATCGAACTATCTGTGTAAACCAGCGAATGCTGAGGATATTTTGGCAGCGTTCAGCGCACAGGCAGCCGCGGATATCGATGTCGCCGACAATCCGGTTTCAGTCAATCGTTTGGAGTGGGAGCATATTCAAAAAGTGCTCGCTGAGAACGATGGCAATGTGTCCGCGACAGCGAGGGCGCTTGGTATGCACCGGCGGACATTACAGCGCAAACTGTCAAAGCGGCCAGTGCAGCGTTAGGATCTGATACGCCTAAGTTATCAGCAACTGGCATTCGTTACAGGATGCGATATTTGCAGGAATAGCGTATAAAATCCTGCTACGATATTACCCCTTATCCCAAAAGTAGCTAAATTTTACCGGACCTTTTCTATGAGTCGTTATTGGAGTTCGATTGTCAGCAAGCTAGAGCCTTATGTGCCCGGTGAGCAGCCCAAGGTGTCGAATTTAATCAAATTAAATACTAACGAAAATCCCTATGGGCCGGCGCCTAGTGTGTTGGCCGCTTTGTTAGGAGAAACTACAGACGCCCTGCGTCTTTATCCCGACCCTAACTCAGACGCTCTGAAGTGTGCCATTGCCGATAATTTCAATATACAAACCGAACAGGTATTTGTCGGTAACGGCTCCGACGAGGTTTTAGCGCATGTGTTTCAGGCGCTACTTAAGCACGAACTACCAATTTTATTTCCGGATATTACCTATAGCTTTTATCCGGTTTATTGTGGTCTGTACCAGGTTGAATACGCGACGGTGCCGCTCACCGATTCCTATATGATTAATCTGCAAGACTACGTGCAAGCAAATGGTGGCATTATTTTTCCAAACCCGAATGCTCCGACCGGGTGTGGCTTGCCATTGACGGCAATTACTGCACTATTGGAAAACAATACCGAGTCAGTGGTGGTGGTTGATGAGGCCTATATCGATTTCGGCGGAGAATCTGCCGTCAGCCTGATCAATCAATTTCCCAATTTGCTGGTGATTCAAACCCTGTCGAAATCACGCTCACTGGCGGGGTTGCGAGTTGGCTTTGCTATGGGTGACACAATGCTGATTGAAGCGCTGGAACGGGTAAAAAATAGCTTTAACTCCTACCCGCTGGATAGGCTAGCAATTGCAGGCTCAGTGGCGGCAATCCAGGATAAAGCCTACTTTGACGCCACCCGCAATAAAATAATAGCGACCCGCGACAAGCTGGCGAAAAATTTAACTGGCCTGGGTTTTGAGGTTTTACCCTCCCAAGCGAATTTTCTGTTTGTTCGTCATGCAGATCGAGACGCGGCAAGATTAAGTCAGGCCTTAAGGCAGGAATCTATCATTGTACGTCACTTCTCGCACCAGAGAATTAACCAGTTTCTGCGAATTACTATCGGCACGGAGAATGAGTGTGAACGGTTGGTGGAAGTGTTGGAGCAAGTACTTGGCTAATCAATTCTGGCCGTGAGTAGTGAGTATGGGGTGAGGCGGCCTATCTGTTTATCAGCTTTGTTCGATGCCTTGCCGTACCAGAAGAACTATGTTGATACCTTGCCAAATACGACATAACTTACCACCACAAAGAATATTCCACCACTAAATTGGGACCAGATAAAACAGACAATCCGACAGCGCGATGGGGATATTTTTGGTGATCATAAAAAGCTTTAAATCCTGCGTTGTGACCAGACAATTATCCACCATGGTAAAGTAGTGGCTGACATGATCATAGCCTTGGGTATCTCGCGCTACCAGTGCCGATAACCCGCCAGCGCCTAGCCAGCCTAAGTTAGTGCCCTTGGTCACCAAGCCGAAGTTATAGCGTTCGACATCCTGGTGTAGAGTTAAATCCGCGCCTTCTGTGACGGTGTTGGCAAAGGCCAATGCGGCTCCTTGGATGAGCTCGACTCGAATTGGGTGCTGGTAAAGGTCGAGCCCGGGATATTCGGAAATGGTCTGATCCAGCGCCTCCGAGAATAACGACGGGGTTATGGCGAAACGTTTAAAACCTTGGTAGGCCAAGGCATGGGCCTGTGGATCATGCGCGCCGCCGCATTCAATGGTGGTTACGGAGAAAGTTCCGTCGTCGTAGTCCATGAGCGCACCCAGTTTTAAATCGGTAATAATCAGGCGGTGAGTGAATAACGAGCTAATGGCAAAGTGTTTCGGGTTGAGCTCCGTGCAAATGGCGAAGGATGGGCCTGCACCGGAGGTGTTGTGAATATCGATCACGGCCTCCGGTTGCACACTGGTGATGCGATGCAGCAGGTCGGCGGCGACTACTCCTTCCTCATCATTATAGGGTGGTCTAAAACAGCGGTTGAGGTCGCGTTTACCTGGAATCATTCGGTGATGGAAGTACCCGGGAGGATGCTTGGCTGCGCTCACTGAGCCGATAAAACAATAGAGGTCGGTGACGGGTGTTTCGTTACTTAGTATCCATTGGTGCATTGCGTACAGGCCTGAGGGCTCGTTACCATGTAGCAGGGTGGTGACGACGCGGCAGCGGCTATTATCTTGTCCGGGAAAATAGATCCAGGTTGGGCCTTCCAGTTGCTCCAGAAATTGTTCGACAGTTGAACCGATCTCATCACTGCGAGGGGCTTCCCAGTAGCGAATGGGATAGGCGGTGCCGCTCATGGTCTGCACCATAGGTGGACTGGTTTACCGCTATCGGCCTGCTCCAGGTAGCTATTCAACATGGCGGGTAAAGCCTCGTTTCTAGTCATGCTTTTTTCAAAATGCTGTAGTGTTTGTAATTGCCAGCGTGCGCCAGTGATGCGCTTATTGAGGCGCTGCTGAATAATACCAAGCATTGATTCGATCTCATTAGGGCTGACCGCCAATTCTTGTAGCCCTTGTTTCGCCAAGGGTAACAGTTCTTGAATTAATTGCTGCGCCGATGATTCTTTCAGTCGATTGTTTTTATCTGGCCAGAGAATCATCGCATCAAGCCCTAGTTCTGCGGCACGGTAGAAATTAGTTTTGATACGACCAAATTCGATGAGTTTACTGTATTTGGCCATTTTATGGCTTAGGCCTTTCGTCAGACCAACTAAAAATGCGCCACTTGCCGCCATATCGATTGGGCTTGGGCCGCTCGGTAACACACGAAACTCAATACGCAGGTGGCCTCCAGCCGCCGGGTCATAAATGGCGCGATTCCAATGCCAGATGGTGCCATGATGCAGACGTAGTTCAAACAGTTCTGGGACCGCGTCGGGTGTAATATTGCTCTCGGTGGCGCATTCTGGCAGCAGTACGGCAAAATCATCGACTGATCGTTGAAAGAGTTCATAAGCACTGGCCTTGACCCAGTCGCTGCCTAATCCGGTACGGGCTACTCTGTGTTCTGCTTTCTCGTTGGTTTTTCGGGTTTCCACCGCCTGTTTGAACAGAGGAATGCGGGTTTCTTCCCAGAGTCGATGACCAAGAAATAGAGGGGAATTGGTGCTAATAGCTAACCCCAATGCAGTAGCCATTTGTGCCGCGTTATAACAATCGGCGAAGGCTTCGGGGTTAACGCGCAAATGAAGTTGGAAGGAGGTATTGGCGCCTTCAGCGTTGAGGTCGGTCAAGCCCATTAATAACGGCTCTTCGCCACCGATATCAATTTCGAAGGGCGCTTGGTGCAAGTCTTTGATGGCATCACTTAAAACACGATAACGCAGGAAGTCGCTCATGGCAGCGCGGCTGACATCCCGCTGGGTTAGGGTAGGTAATATACCTATAGACGCAGTACGGGTATTCAGTGGCGCGGCGATCTGGTTCAGCTGTGTTAACTTCTGAGTCATTTCTTCAGCAATGGTGCTGAAGGGTGAACCGGCCGCGGCGATAGGCGATAGATTAATTTCCAAGTTGTAGCGGTTGAGCTCCAGGGTTAGCTG from Pseudomonadales bacterium encodes:
- a CDS encoding response regulator, which gives rise to MARLRFIITRKVVPWPNSVCRWNFGVSLNNRVLVIDDDPVFTQVLARSLRKRGLEVEQSHNSRQALQLVRDFQPDRVTLDLKMINESGLQLLPELLKLNPALNIVVLTGYSSIATAVQAMKLGASNYLCKPANAEDILAAFSAQAAADIDVADNPVSVNRLEWEHIQKVLAENDGNVSATARALGMHRRTLQRKLSKRPVQR
- a CDS encoding succinylglutamate desuccinylase/aspartoacylase family protein, whose product is MSGTAYPIRYWEAPRSDEIGSTVEQFLEQLEGPTWIYFPGQDNSRCRVVTTLLHGNEPSGLYAMHQWILSNETPVTDLYCFIGSVSAAKHPPGYFHHRMIPGKRDLNRCFRPPYNDEEGVVAADLLHRITSVQPEAVIDIHNTSGAGPSFAICTELNPKHFAISSLFTHRLIITDLKLGALMDYDDGTFSVTTIECGGAHDPQAHALAYQGFKRFAITPSLFSEALDQTISEYPGLDLYQHPIRVELIQGAALAFANTVTEGADLTLHQDVERYNFGLVTKGTNLGWLGAGGLSALVARDTQGYDHVSHYFTMVDNCLVTTQDLKLFMITKNIPIALSDCLFYLVPI
- a CDS encoding GlsB/YeaQ/YmgE family stress response membrane protein; translated protein: MGLFSWIIFGLIAGILAKWIMPGKDAGGFIVTSIIGVAGAFTGGFIGSFFGFGGVDGFNLASFATAVLGAILLLVIYRAIKS
- the bioA gene encoding adenosylmethionine--8-amino-7-oxononanoate transaminase, which codes for MDNVTINHLLQLDQKHTWHPYASMMQSPPIYLVESAQGVRLKLADGRELIDGMSSWWSVIHGYNHPQLNQAIREQLDKTAHVMFGGLSHEPAIRLAEKLVELTPAVLQQVFFSDSGSVAVEVALKMAIQYWHAQGQPQKNKMLTIRSGYHGDTFAAMSVCDPVTGMHELFTDVLTPQFFADAPQCRFDETWNEGDIQSMQQLLQSHHGEIAAVIMEPIVQGAGGMRFYSPHYLRRTRELCDEYDVLLILDEIATNFGRTGKLFACEHAAVTPDIMCLGKALTGGYMTLAATLTTDRVSQGICNAKPGVFMHGPTFMANPLACSAALASINLLLASPWQEQVQHIEDQLKQLLAPTLAYDHVADVRVLGGIGVIETQRPVKMQEITAAFVNAGIWVRPFGKLVYLMPPFVIEDADLTLLANGLVKVLADESLLMN
- a CDS encoding histidinol-phosphate transaminase, with the translated sequence MSRYWSSIVSKLEPYVPGEQPKVSNLIKLNTNENPYGPAPSVLAALLGETTDALRLYPDPNSDALKCAIADNFNIQTEQVFVGNGSDEVLAHVFQALLKHELPILFPDITYSFYPVYCGLYQVEYATVPLTDSYMINLQDYVQANGGIIFPNPNAPTGCGLPLTAITALLENNTESVVVVDEAYIDFGGESAVSLINQFPNLLVIQTLSKSRSLAGLRVGFAMGDTMLIEALERVKNSFNSYPLDRLAIAGSVAAIQDKAYFDATRNKIIATRDKLAKNLTGLGFEVLPSQANFLFVRHADRDAARLSQALRQESIIVRHFSHQRINQFLRITIGTENECERLVEVLEQVLG
- a CDS encoding phosphoadenosine phosphosulfate reductase family protein gives rise to the protein MDNTLADLDLDKINTELAGKSAQEIIRWAIDLNRRTITTTTFGDHSAVLLHMVSRIQYNMKVLWIDTGYNSSATYRFANKMINELDLNIDVFTPLITTARLNVMMGGIPDVGDPLHEEFTEQVKLEPFKRATDTLKPEVWITGIRKDQTEFRQSLNIVTRSKEGFIKVAPLLNWSEAEMNEYLTKHDLPNEPDYFDPTKAQETRECGLHTRF
- a CDS encoding glutamate--cysteine ligase; amino-acid sequence: MGSSIQQRSYSPEDRKKFSLRLQQNLKQLSQLLAQPNFGVGKPSLGAELELSLIDPQGNSSWVNAKIIDLADDPQLTLELNRYNLEINLSPIAAAGSPFSTIAEEMTQKLTQLNQIAAPLNTRTASIGILPTLTQRDVSRAAMSDFLRYRVLSDAIKDLHQAPFEIDIGGEEPLLMGLTDLNAEGANTSFQLHLRVNPEAFADCYNAAQMATALGLAISTNSPLFLGHRLWEETRIPLFKQAVETRKTNEKAEHRVARTGLGSDWVKASAYELFQRSVDDFAVLLPECATESNITPDAVPELFELRLHHGTIWHWNRAIYDPAAGGHLRIEFRVLPSGPSPIDMAASGAFLVGLTKGLSHKMAKYSKLIEFGRIKTNFYRAAELGLDAMILWPDKNNRLKESSAQQLIQELLPLAKQGLQELAVSPNEIESMLGIIQQRLNKRITGARWQLQTLQHFEKSMTRNEALPAMLNSYLEQADSGKPVHLWCRP
- a CDS encoding sensor histidine kinase, coding for MRFSKQLPLSAAKENLRRLIAIRALALLVLMAGVYYAHSYLGASLHYHLLVLIISLMLLVAVVSVFRLRLPWPVTDVEYFIQLALDVFALTLLLYFAGGSTNPFISYYLVLLTISAATLPWLYTWLIAASTIAAYSFLVFFYQPLTAATNAMVMDHTLQRESFFSLHILGMWITFVASALLITYFVVKMAQAIREQDDVLVRSRESALHDEQLLAVATLAAGAAHELNTPLSTMAVVIDDLLHEQANNAELLEDLKILESQVQACTRSLQNMLEKSAASTSETGEKVVLVDYIQSILERWQLMRPDVCSQFRLESSGASPHLRVDETMNQAIINLLNNAGDASPEHVDIELSWDEQNMLLTIRDYGAGIPLALADKMGKPFVTTKRKGLGLGLFLSHATVARFNGQVALYNHEEGGTLAELSMPLELWSKFE